In one window of Nocardioides panacisoli DNA:
- a CDS encoding vitamin B12-dependent ribonucleotide reductase has product MTETVDPQAATTAGTGLEIERVFSTEGVHPYDEVTWERRDVVQKNWKTDETVFEQLGVEFPETWSLNASTIVTTKYFRGAVGTPARETSLKQLIDRVVHTYVKAGLEHGYFATTADAEVFEHEMTWLLLHQYFSFNSPVWFNVGTKSPQQVSACFILSVDDSMDSILNWYKEEGFIFKGGSGAGLNLSRIRSSKELLSSGGTASGPVSFMRGADASAGTIKSGGATRRAAKMVVLDVDHPDIEEFVETKAREEHKIRALRDAGFDMDLGGHDITSVQYQNANNSVRVSDEFMRAVEEGTEFGLKARGTGEVIEHVDARELFKKISEAAWSCADPGVQYDDTINDWHTNPETGRITASNPCSEYMSLDNSSCNLASLNLLKFLKDDDTFDSETFTKAVELIITAMDISICFADFPTDPIGDTTRDYRQLGIGYANLGAMLMAMGLGYDSEGGRAMAASITSLMTGTSYRRSAELAGIVGPYAGYARNAEPHQRVMRKHQAANDALRPIHAVDGDVREAAASEWQRVVDLGKENGFRNAQASVLAPTGTIGFMMDCDTTGIEPDFSLVKFKKLVGGGSMQIVNQTVPRALKNLGYQAEQSEAIVDYIAEHGHVIDAPGLKPEHYEVFDCAMGARALKPMGHVKMMAACQPFLSGAISKTVNLPEEASVEDIEDIYLQSWKLGLKATAIYRDNCKVGQPLADAKAKKKDVEESSDKEVEVVEKVVYAPTRKRLPKSRQALTTSFTVGGAEGYMISGAHEDGDLGELFLKLGKQGSTLAGVMDAFSIAVSIGLQYGVPLETYVSKFTNLRFEPAGLTDDPDVRMSQSLMDYVFRRLALDYLSFDKRSALGIYSAEERQRHLETGSYEPLEETGTAEEIVDGPPTEPKAKRAPAEDATEATEAVETPQDTPSTAKTSAELLEELTGGAVDSPLCMTCGTKMRPAGSCHVCEGCGSTSGCS; this is encoded by the coding sequence ATGACAGAGACGGTTGACCCGCAGGCAGCCACCACGGCCGGCACGGGACTGGAGATCGAGCGGGTCTTCAGCACCGAGGGGGTGCACCCCTACGACGAGGTCACCTGGGAGCGCCGTGACGTCGTCCAGAAGAACTGGAAGACCGACGAGACCGTCTTCGAGCAGCTCGGCGTGGAGTTCCCCGAGACCTGGTCGCTCAACGCCTCCACGATCGTGACGACGAAGTACTTCCGCGGCGCCGTGGGCACCCCGGCGCGCGAGACGAGCCTCAAGCAGCTCATCGACCGCGTCGTGCACACCTACGTCAAGGCCGGACTCGAGCACGGCTACTTCGCGACCACCGCCGACGCGGAGGTCTTCGAGCACGAGATGACCTGGCTGCTGCTGCACCAGTACTTCTCCTTCAACTCCCCGGTCTGGTTCAACGTCGGCACGAAGTCCCCGCAGCAGGTGTCGGCCTGCTTCATCCTCTCCGTCGACGACTCCATGGACTCGATCCTGAACTGGTACAAGGAGGAGGGATTCATCTTCAAGGGCGGCTCCGGCGCCGGCCTGAACCTCTCCCGCATCCGCTCCTCCAAGGAGCTGCTCTCCTCCGGCGGCACCGCATCGGGGCCCGTCTCGTTCATGCGCGGCGCGGACGCCTCGGCCGGCACCATCAAGTCCGGCGGTGCGACGCGCCGTGCGGCCAAGATGGTCGTGCTCGACGTGGACCACCCCGACATCGAGGAGTTCGTCGAGACCAAGGCGCGTGAGGAGCACAAGATCCGTGCGCTGCGCGACGCCGGGTTCGACATGGACCTCGGTGGCCATGACATCACCTCGGTGCAGTACCAGAACGCCAACAACTCGGTGCGCGTGAGCGACGAGTTCATGCGCGCGGTCGAGGAGGGCACTGAGTTCGGCCTCAAGGCCCGCGGCACCGGCGAGGTCATCGAGCACGTCGACGCCCGTGAGCTGTTCAAGAAGATCAGCGAGGCGGCCTGGTCCTGCGCCGACCCGGGCGTCCAGTACGACGACACCATCAACGACTGGCACACCAACCCCGAGACCGGCCGGATCACCGCGTCCAACCCGTGCTCGGAGTACATGTCGCTGGACAACTCCTCGTGCAACCTGGCGAGCCTGAACCTGCTGAAGTTCCTCAAGGACGACGACACCTTCGACTCCGAGACCTTCACCAAGGCCGTCGAGCTGATCATCACCGCGATGGACATCTCGATCTGCTTCGCGGACTTCCCGACCGACCCGATCGGCGACACCACCCGCGACTACCGCCAGCTCGGCATCGGCTACGCCAACCTCGGCGCGATGCTGATGGCGATGGGCCTGGGCTACGACTCCGAGGGTGGCCGTGCGATGGCCGCCTCCATCACCAGCCTGATGACCGGCACGTCCTACCGCCGCTCGGCCGAGCTCGCCGGCATCGTCGGCCCGTACGCCGGTTACGCCCGCAACGCTGAGCCGCACCAGCGGGTGATGCGCAAGCACCAGGCCGCCAACGACGCCCTGCGCCCGATCCACGCCGTCGACGGCGACGTCCGCGAGGCCGCGGCCAGCGAGTGGCAGCGTGTGGTCGACCTGGGCAAGGAGAACGGCTTCCGCAACGCGCAGGCCTCCGTGCTCGCGCCGACCGGGACGATCGGCTTCATGATGGACTGCGACACCACCGGCATCGAGCCGGACTTCTCGCTGGTCAAGTTCAAGAAGCTGGTCGGTGGCGGCTCGATGCAGATCGTCAACCAGACGGTGCCGCGCGCTCTGAAGAACCTCGGCTACCAGGCCGAGCAGAGCGAGGCGATCGTGGACTACATCGCCGAGCACGGCCACGTGATCGACGCCCCGGGCCTCAAGCCCGAGCACTACGAGGTCTTCGACTGCGCGATGGGTGCCCGGGCGCTGAAGCCGATGGGTCACGTCAAGATGATGGCGGCCTGCCAGCCGTTCCTCTCCGGTGCGATCTCCAAGACCGTCAACCTCCCCGAGGAGGCCTCGGTCGAGGACATCGAGGACATCTACCTGCAGAGCTGGAAGCTCGGTCTCAAGGCGACCGCGATTTACCGCGACAACTGCAAGGTGGGCCAGCCGCTGGCTGACGCCAAGGCGAAGAAGAAGGACGTCGAGGAGTCCTCCGACAAGGAGGTCGAGGTCGTCGAGAAGGTCGTCTACGCGCCGACCCGCAAGCGGCTGCCGAAGTCGCGCCAGGCGCTCACGACCAGCTTCACCGTCGGTGGTGCCGAGGGCTACATGATCTCCGGTGCCCACGAGGACGGCGACCTGGGCGAGCTGTTCCTGAAGCTCGGCAAGCAGGGCTCGACCCTGGCCGGGGTGATGGACGCGTTCTCGATCGCGGTCAGCATCGGCCTGCAGTACGGCGTCCCGCTGGAGACCTACGTCTCGAAGTTCACCAACCTGCGCTTCGAGCCGGCCGGTCTCACCGACGACCCGGACGTGCGGATGAGCCAGTCGCTGATGGACTACGTGTTCCGTCGGCTCGCGCTGGACTACCTGTCCTTCGACAAGCGTTCCGCGCTGGGCATCTACTCCGCCGAGGAGCGCCAGCGTCACCTCGAGACCGGCTCGTACGAGCCGCTGGAGGAGACCGGCACCGCCGAGGAGATCGTCGACGGTCCGCCGACCGAGCCGAAGGCCAAGCGTGCCCCGGCCGAGGACGCGACGGAGGCCACCGAGGCCGTCGAGACGCCGCAGGACACCCCGTCCACGGCCAAGACCTCGGCCGAGCTCCTGGAGGAGCTGACCGGCGGCGCGGTCGACAGCCCGCTGTGCATGACGTGTGGCACCAAGATGCGGCCCGCGGGCAGCTGCCACGTCTGCGAGGGCTGCGGCAGCACCTCCGGCTGCAGCTGA
- the nrdR gene encoding transcriptional regulator NrdR gives MHCPFCRHTDTRVLDSRVADDGAGIRRRRVCQSCEKRFTTVEAMQLTVLKKSGASEPFRRDKAVSGARKACKGRPVTEDQLACLGQEVEDSLRQAGSPEIAAHEVGLAILAPLRKLDEVAYLRFASVYRGFDSVEDFADEIAMLKAERGIPDSPAVLDRSQVTADSTANTG, from the coding sequence ATGCACTGTCCGTTCTGCCGGCACACCGACACCCGGGTGCTCGACTCCCGCGTGGCCGACGACGGTGCGGGCATCCGCCGCCGGCGAGTCTGCCAGTCGTGCGAGAAGCGCTTCACCACCGTCGAGGCGATGCAGCTGACGGTGCTGAAGAAGTCCGGAGCCAGCGAGCCCTTCCGGCGCGACAAGGCGGTCTCCGGTGCCCGCAAGGCCTGCAAGGGACGCCCGGTCACCGAGGACCAGCTGGCCTGCCTGGGCCAGGAGGTCGAGGACAGCCTGCGGCAGGCGGGTTCGCCCGAGATCGCCGCCCACGAGGTCGGCCTGGCGATCCTGGCGCCGCTGCGCAAGCTCGACGAGGTCGCCTACCTGCGCTTCGCGAGCGTCTACCGCGGGTTCGACTCCGTGGAGGACTTCGCCGACGAGATCGCGATGTTGAAGGCCGAGCGGGGGATCCCTGATTCCCCGGCGGTCCTGGACCGGTCGCAGGTGACGGCCGACAGCACAGCCAACACGGGCTGA
- a CDS encoding TetR/AcrR family transcriptional regulator has translation MPKVTEEHRAARREQIVRAMLRCVAQDGFHRTTMAAVIRESGLSAGAVYLYFRNKQDLIRAIAETAIADVAVVVEEAAEAEELPDPERVVLDLTQRIVDLGEAHGVELHRVALQTWAEAVRDPEVLEIARGEAGRIAAAWVTYARRAIEAGFLPADAEPTRVARALMGLLPGFMLQRLVFPDVTPAAYAAGLGDLLRH, from the coding sequence ATGCCGAAGGTGACCGAGGAGCACCGCGCTGCGCGGCGCGAGCAGATCGTCCGCGCGATGCTGCGGTGCGTTGCCCAGGACGGGTTCCACCGCACGACGATGGCCGCCGTGATCCGGGAGTCGGGGCTGTCCGCGGGAGCGGTGTACCTCTACTTCCGCAACAAGCAGGACCTGATCCGGGCCATCGCCGAGACCGCGATCGCCGATGTCGCGGTGGTGGTCGAGGAGGCCGCGGAGGCGGAGGAACTGCCGGACCCCGAGCGCGTCGTGCTCGACCTGACCCAACGCATCGTCGATCTGGGCGAGGCGCACGGGGTGGAGCTCCATCGGGTGGCACTCCAGACGTGGGCCGAGGCCGTGCGTGACCCCGAGGTCCTCGAGATCGCCCGCGGCGAGGCCGGACGCATCGCGGCCGCCTGGGTGACCTACGCCCGGCGCGCGATCGAGGCCGGCTTCCTGCCTGCCGACGCCGAGCCCACGCGTGTCGCCCGTGCCCTGATGGGCCTGCTGCCGGGGTTCATGCTGCAGCGGCTGGTGTTCCCGGACGTCACGCCCGCGGCGTACGCCGCCGGGTTGGGCGACCTGCTGCGCCACTGA
- a CDS encoding LysM peptidoglycan-binding domain-containing protein: MSTIALAPQVSYDARRPAPVRLTRRGRVAVMVLGLLLALGAAVWLAAGSVASDEAGVVQVEVVTVDHGETLWDIAADAAAGGDVLTMMDRIRDLNTFEGNLLQAGQELRVPLD; this comes from the coding sequence ATGAGCACGATCGCCCTTGCCCCGCAGGTCTCCTACGACGCGCGCCGTCCGGCGCCGGTCCGCCTCACTCGTCGCGGCCGGGTGGCCGTCATGGTGCTCGGGCTGCTGCTCGCGCTGGGCGCCGCCGTCTGGCTCGCTGCCGGATCCGTCGCCTCCGACGAGGCCGGCGTGGTGCAGGTCGAGGTCGTGACCGTCGACCACGGGGAGACGCTGTGGGACATCGCGGCCGACGCCGCCGCGGGTGGCGACGTGCTGACCATGATGGATCGCATCCGCGACCTCAACACCTTCGAGGGCAACCTGCTCCAGGCGGGTCAAGAGCTGCGCGTTCCGCTCGACTGA
- the lexA gene encoding transcriptional repressor LexA, whose protein sequence is MAGKQKAGLKKVAEFPDGPPDATGLTPRQQRVLATIKDSIENRGYPPSMREIGSAVGLTSTSSVAHQLRTLEDKGFIKRDPNRPRALEVFLPEVMKARKSLSAAEESSYDETGAGDASPAASYVPLVGRIAAGGPILAEERIEEVMPLPKQIVGEGQLFLLEVSGESMIDAAICDGDFVVIRQQPDADNGDIVAAMIDGEATVKTFQRKDGQVWLLPHNDAFEPIDGTHATILGKVTAVMRSI, encoded by the coding sequence ATGGCCGGCAAGCAGAAGGCAGGCTTGAAGAAGGTTGCCGAGTTCCCCGACGGGCCGCCGGACGCCACCGGGCTGACCCCGCGACAGCAGCGCGTGCTGGCCACCATCAAGGACAGCATCGAGAACCGTGGCTACCCGCCCAGCATGCGCGAGATCGGCAGCGCGGTCGGCCTGACCAGCACCTCCAGCGTCGCCCACCAGCTGCGCACGCTCGAGGACAAGGGCTTCATCAAGCGCGACCCCAACCGGCCGCGCGCCCTCGAGGTCTTCCTCCCCGAGGTGATGAAGGCCCGCAAGTCGCTCTCCGCCGCCGAGGAGTCCAGCTACGACGAGACCGGCGCCGGTGACGCCTCCCCCGCAGCCAGCTACGTCCCCCTCGTGGGCCGTATCGCCGCGGGCGGCCCGATCCTGGCCGAGGAGCGCATCGAGGAGGTCATGCCGCTGCCCAAGCAGATCGTGGGCGAGGGACAGCTGTTCCTGCTCGAGGTCTCGGGCGAGTCGATGATCGACGCCGCGATCTGCGACGGCGACTTCGTCGTGATCCGCCAGCAGCCCGATGCCGACAACGGTGACATCGTCGCCGCGATGATCGACGGCGAGGCGACGGTGAAGACCTTCCAGCGCAAGGACGGGCAGGTCTGGCTGTTGCCCCACAACGACGCATTCGAGCCCATCGACGGCACCCACGCCACGATCCTGGGCAAGGTCACCGCCGTGATGCGCAGCATCTGA
- a CDS encoding MXAN_6640 family putative metalloprotease, which yields MNHPRLRGARLVALPAIVLTLAAALLAPTSAVAKDKDDKRGRAQEALAMVEGILSGNIGRGSSRPDDSRQQGVDLTMAMRDLFLTRDALSGKEQERADSLLARPTDGSGPAYEPKYPDGASRRTCSSAVCVHYVTGGRHAASRSFAVDVRRAVTTAHQRIRGRGFRGPLNDAGRGGDNRPDVYLADIGRDVGVFGYAVADRKNALWGRGAGGYVVLDNNFSEFCSGGCGAGTADRLMRATAAHEYFHVVQFAYDYAEDVWFMEATATWIEDEVFDDVNDNVNFLYSSPSALQTPRVPIDAPDANPYANWILFRNLSERYGAKVVRKAWQKADAWRGYDGSRNPKDHYSLKALQGAVDYGVGGNWTVDFANFAMDNRRPGRAYQEGSAQNYPAAPLKTRFRHFKDNRKRTMAVKRSHLSSATYRYIPAGKLRYGWRLRVRVHGLPHGKGGYAMAEINKKGGGIKRVFFYLGGDGKQVKKLPYGKSKVNWIEFTVVNASTRYRCNQDRPDNTCDGVPQDENENFWIATKAVR from the coding sequence ATGAACCACCCCCGTCTGCGGGGCGCGCGCCTCGTTGCACTGCCGGCCATCGTCCTCACGCTCGCTGCCGCCCTGCTGGCCCCGACCAGCGCCGTCGCCAAGGACAAGGACGACAAGCGCGGTCGCGCCCAGGAGGCGCTCGCCATGGTGGAGGGCATCCTCTCGGGCAACATCGGCCGCGGCAGCAGCCGTCCCGACGACTCCCGCCAGCAGGGTGTCGACCTCACGATGGCCATGCGCGACCTCTTCCTGACCCGCGACGCGCTCTCGGGCAAGGAGCAGGAGCGTGCCGACTCGCTGCTGGCGCGCCCCACCGACGGCAGTGGGCCGGCGTACGAGCCCAAGTATCCCGACGGGGCCTCCCGGCGCACCTGCAGCTCGGCGGTGTGCGTGCACTACGTCACGGGCGGCCGCCACGCCGCCAGCCGCTCCTTCGCGGTCGACGTACGCCGTGCGGTGACCACCGCGCACCAGCGCATCCGGGGACGTGGCTTCCGGGGCCCGCTCAACGACGCCGGCCGGGGCGGCGACAACCGCCCCGACGTCTACCTGGCCGACATCGGCCGTGACGTCGGCGTCTTCGGCTACGCCGTCGCGGACCGCAAGAACGCGCTCTGGGGTCGCGGCGCGGGCGGATACGTGGTCCTCGACAACAACTTCTCGGAATTCTGCTCCGGCGGTTGCGGCGCCGGCACGGCGGACCGGCTGATGCGGGCCACCGCCGCGCACGAGTACTTCCACGTCGTCCAGTTCGCCTACGACTACGCCGAGGACGTGTGGTTCATGGAGGCGACCGCGACCTGGATCGAGGACGAGGTCTTCGACGACGTCAACGACAACGTCAACTTCCTCTACTCCAGCCCGAGCGCCCTGCAGACCCCGCGGGTCCCGATCGACGCCCCCGACGCGAACCCCTACGCCAACTGGATCCTCTTCCGGAACCTCTCCGAGCGCTACGGCGCCAAGGTGGTCCGCAAGGCGTGGCAGAAGGCAGACGCGTGGCGCGGCTACGACGGCAGCCGCAACCCCAAGGACCACTACTCCCTCAAGGCACTCCAGGGCGCGGTGGACTACGGCGTGGGCGGCAACTGGACGGTGGACTTCGCCAACTTCGCGATGGACAACCGCCGTCCCGGGCGGGCCTACCAGGAGGGCAGCGCGCAGAACTACCCGGCCGCGCCGCTCAAGACCCGGTTCCGCCACTTCAAGGACAACCGCAAGCGCACCATGGCCGTGAAGCGGTCCCACCTCTCCAGCGCGACCTACCGCTACATCCCCGCCGGCAAGCTGCGCTACGGCTGGCGTCTCCGGGTGCGCGTCCACGGCCTCCCCCACGGCAAGGGCGGCTACGCGATGGCCGAGATCAACAAGAAGGGCGGCGGCATCAAGCGCGTGTTCTTCTACCTCGGCGGCGACGGCAAGCAGGTCAAGAAGCTGCCCTACGGGAAGTCGAAGGTGAACTGGATCGAGTTCACCGTCGTCAACGCCAGCACCCGCTACCGGTGCAACCAGGACCGACCGGACAACACCTGCGACGGCGTACCGCAGGACGAGAACGAGAACTTCTGGATCGCCACCAAGGCGGTCCGCTAG
- a CDS encoding ATP-dependent DNA helicase has translation MSGVEGAQVREALAAAVAAVGGQERAGQVDMAEAVATAIARSQHLLVQAGTGTGKSLGYLVPALLHDQRVVVATATLALQHQLVERDIPRLMEALKDRDDVDTSFAVLKGRSNYACLHRVREGVPDDQGSLVDLPEGSMGAKVLELREWVESEAESGGTGERDGAPRHTDKEWRQVSVSARECVGAARCPFGAECFAELAKERAQRSHLVVTNHSLLAIDAIEQIPMIPDYDVVVVDEAHELTARVTQAATDELWAADVERAAKRSVRHVEGDEADDLTDAAEALRDAVTVAEPGRIDRLPQDLSDALELVRDAARACASAFPRSSGDEPDAAMSQAKASVQELFATAERMAALGESDVLWRTEGTERMPPRLCIAPLQVWGQLRDKLLAEKTAVMTSATLKLGGDFTAVATSVGLKPSEQVAVGTDGPDTRPSGADADGSPEGHDEAQPWVGLDVGSPFDYGKQAIRYVARHLPPPGRDGLGRPQLDEIAELIDAADGRTLGLFSSRRAADAAAEAMRERLPHLTTLAQGDAQLPELARQFTDDPHTVLFGTLGLWQGLDVPGETCQLVIIDRIPFPRPDDPLLSARQRAVQAAGGNGFMQVAATHAALLLAQGTGRLIRTSSDRGVVAVLDPRLATARYGSFLAASLPPMWPTTDPTVVRQALARLAAG, from the coding sequence ATGTCCGGGGTCGAGGGTGCGCAGGTGCGAGAGGCGTTGGCGGCTGCCGTCGCGGCCGTCGGTGGTCAGGAGCGTGCCGGGCAGGTCGACATGGCCGAGGCCGTCGCCACCGCGATCGCCCGTTCCCAGCACCTGCTGGTCCAGGCCGGCACCGGCACGGGCAAGTCGCTGGGCTACCTGGTCCCGGCCCTGCTGCACGACCAGCGCGTCGTCGTGGCGACCGCCACCCTGGCCCTGCAGCACCAGCTCGTGGAGCGCGACATCCCGCGACTCATGGAGGCGCTGAAGGACCGCGACGACGTCGACACCTCCTTCGCCGTCCTCAAGGGCCGGTCCAACTACGCCTGCCTCCACCGGGTCCGCGAGGGCGTGCCCGACGACCAGGGGTCGCTGGTGGACCTGCCCGAGGGGTCGATGGGCGCCAAGGTGCTCGAGCTGCGCGAGTGGGTCGAGTCCGAGGCGGAGTCCGGCGGCACCGGTGAACGGGACGGGGCGCCGCGGCACACCGACAAGGAGTGGCGCCAGGTCAGCGTGAGTGCCCGGGAGTGCGTGGGTGCGGCCCGGTGCCCCTTCGGCGCGGAGTGCTTCGCCGAGCTGGCCAAGGAGCGAGCCCAGCGGTCCCACCTGGTGGTGACCAACCACTCGCTGCTGGCCATCGATGCGATCGAGCAGATCCCGATGATCCCCGACTACGACGTGGTCGTCGTCGACGAGGCCCACGAGCTGACCGCCCGGGTGACGCAGGCCGCCACCGACGAGCTGTGGGCGGCCGACGTCGAGCGGGCAGCGAAGCGCAGCGTGCGCCACGTCGAGGGCGACGAGGCCGACGACCTGACTGATGCCGCCGAGGCATTGCGTGACGCCGTCACCGTCGCCGAGCCCGGCCGGATCGACCGGTTGCCCCAGGACCTCTCCGACGCGCTGGAGCTGGTCCGCGACGCCGCACGCGCCTGCGCCTCGGCGTTCCCCAGGTCGTCCGGGGACGAGCCCGACGCCGCCATGAGCCAGGCCAAGGCGAGCGTGCAGGAGCTCTTCGCCACCGCCGAGCGGATGGCGGCGCTGGGTGAGTCCGACGTCCTGTGGCGCACCGAGGGCACCGAGCGGATGCCGCCCCGGCTCTGCATCGCACCGCTCCAGGTGTGGGGCCAACTACGCGACAAGCTGCTGGCGGAGAAGACCGCCGTGATGACCTCGGCGACCCTCAAGCTCGGCGGCGACTTCACCGCGGTCGCGACCAGCGTCGGCCTGAAGCCCTCCGAGCAGGTGGCGGTCGGCACCGACGGCCCGGACACCCGGCCGTCGGGCGCCGACGCGGACGGTTCCCCCGAGGGCCACGACGAGGCACAGCCCTGGGTCGGCCTCGACGTCGGCAGCCCGTTCGACTACGGCAAGCAGGCCATCCGGTACGTCGCCCGACACCTCCCGCCACCGGGGCGCGACGGCCTCGGCAGACCGCAGCTGGACGAGATCGCCGAGCTCATCGACGCCGCCGACGGTCGCACGCTCGGCCTGTTCTCCTCACGCCGCGCGGCGGACGCCGCCGCCGAGGCGATGCGGGAGCGGTTGCCGCACCTCACCACGCTCGCCCAGGGCGACGCCCAGCTGCCCGAGCTCGCCCGGCAGTTCACCGACGACCCGCACACCGTGCTCTTCGGCACCCTCGGCCTGTGGCAGGGGTTGGACGTCCCGGGGGAGACGTGCCAGCTGGTCATCATCGACCGGATCCCGTTCCCGCGGCCCGACGACCCGCTCCTCAGCGCGCGCCAGCGCGCCGTTCAGGCGGCGGGTGGCAACGGGTTCATGCAGGTCGCGGCCACCCATGCCGCCCTCCTGCTCGCGCAGGGGACCGGCCGGCTGATCCGCACCTCCAGCGACCGCGGCGTGGTCGCGGTCCTCGACCCGCGACTGGCCACGGCCCGCTACGGGTCGTTCCTGGCCGCGAGCCTGCCGCCGATGTGGCCGACGACCGACCCGACCGTCGTACGGCAGGCCCTGGCGCGACTGGCCGCTGGCTAG
- the hflX gene encoding GTPase HflX, with the protein MTNASEFSLDDELAETAGWDDEDDATGRGDSPRSGTTSATSRAGAPDATPTTGDLDLDARQTLRRVAALRTDLEDISMVEYRQLRLERVVLVGVWTEGTVQDAENSMAELALLAETAGSEILEAVYQRRQAPDPATYIGRGKVEEVRDIVKATGADTVICDGELAPSQLRNLEDRIHVKVVDRTALILDIFAQHAKSKEGKAQVELAQLNYMKQRLRGWGGNLSRQAGGQAAGGEGIGGRGPGETKIETDRRRINDKIAKLRRELKQMAGTRRTKRQERQRNQVPSVAIAGYTNAGKSSLLNRLTGAGVLVEDALFATLDPTTRRTQTADGRVYTMSDTVGFVRHLPHQLVEAFRSTLEEVADADLLVHVVDGSHPDPEGQLSAVREVLADIEAGDIPEIVMVNKADLADPLVLSRLRRSEPHAVVVSAKTGAGIEEAVAAIEADLPRPDVEFSALVPYARGDLIDRLHRDGEITSLEHTAEGTRITGRTTDALAGELAAYAV; encoded by the coding sequence ATGACGAACGCATCTGAATTCTCCCTCGACGACGAGCTGGCCGAGACCGCCGGCTGGGACGACGAGGACGACGCCACCGGCCGCGGGGACAGCCCCCGCAGCGGCACCACGTCCGCCACCTCCCGCGCGGGGGCCCCGGACGCGACACCCACGACCGGCGACCTCGACCTCGACGCCCGCCAGACGCTGCGGCGCGTCGCTGCGCTGCGCACCGACCTGGAGGACATCTCCATGGTCGAGTACCGCCAGCTCCGCCTGGAGCGGGTGGTGCTCGTCGGTGTGTGGACCGAGGGCACCGTGCAGGACGCCGAGAACTCCATGGCCGAGCTCGCGCTGCTCGCCGAGACCGCCGGCTCGGAGATCCTCGAGGCCGTCTACCAGCGCCGGCAGGCACCCGACCCCGCGACCTACATCGGCCGCGGCAAGGTCGAGGAGGTGCGCGACATCGTCAAGGCGACCGGCGCCGACACCGTGATCTGCGACGGCGAGCTCGCGCCCTCCCAACTGCGCAACCTCGAGGACCGCATCCACGTCAAGGTGGTCGACCGGACCGCCCTGATCCTCGACATCTTCGCCCAGCACGCCAAGTCCAAGGAGGGCAAGGCGCAGGTCGAGCTGGCGCAGCTGAACTACATGAAGCAGCGCCTGCGCGGGTGGGGCGGCAACCTCTCCCGGCAGGCCGGTGGCCAGGCGGCCGGTGGTGAGGGCATCGGTGGTCGCGGCCCCGGTGAGACCAAGATCGAGACCGACCGGCGCCGCATCAACGACAAGATCGCCAAGCTCCGCCGCGAGCTGAAGCAGATGGCCGGCACGCGACGCACCAAGCGCCAGGAGCGGCAGCGCAACCAGGTGCCCAGCGTCGCCATCGCCGGCTACACCAACGCCGGCAAGTCCTCGCTGCTCAACCGGCTGACCGGCGCCGGCGTGCTGGTCGAGGACGCGCTCTTCGCCACCCTGGACCCGACCACGCGGCGTACGCAGACCGCCGACGGGCGGGTCTACACCATGAGTGACACCGTCGGGTTCGTCCGGCACCTGCCCCACCAGCTGGTCGAGGCATTCCGCTCCACGTTGGAGGAGGTCGCCGACGCCGACCTGCTGGTGCACGTCGTGGACGGCTCGCACCCCGATCCCGAGGGACAGCTCTCCGCGGTGCGGGAGGTGCTCGCCGACATCGAGGCCGGCGACATCCCCGAGATCGTGATGGTCAACAAGGCCGACCTGGCCGACCCGCTGGTGCTCTCCCGCCTGCGGCGCAGCGAACCCCATGCGGTGGTCGTGTCGGCGAAGACCGGTGCCGGCATCGAGGAGGCGGTCGCCGCCATCGAGGCGGACCTGCCACGCCCCGACGTGGAGTTCTCCGCGCTGGTGCCCTATGCCCGCGGGGACCTCATCGACCGGCTGCACCGCGACGGTGAGATCACCTCGCTCGAGCACACCGCCGAGGGCACCCGCATCACCGGCCGCACGACCGACGCGCTGGCCGGTGAGCTGGCGGCGTACGCCGTCTGA